From Roseateles sp. SL47:
GGCACCGATGAGGTGGATACCCAGCCCACGCTGGGTTTCCAGCGCGTGATCCAACGCGCCATCATGCATGTGCAATCCACCGGCAACGGCAAGAAGGAAGTCACCGGCGCCAATGTCCTGGTGGCCATCTTCGGTGAGAAGGACTCCCACGCGGTCTACTACCTGCACCAGCAAGGGGTCACTCGCCTGGATGTCGTCAACTACATCGCCCATGGCATCAAGAAGAGCGAGCCGCCCGAGCCCCCCAAGGGCCCGGAAGGGTCCGGCAGCGAATCCGAGCGCGAAGAGGGCGACGCCCAGAGCGGCGGGGGCAAGGGTTCGCCCCTGGAGCAGTTCACCCAGAACCTCAACCAGCAGGCCCGCGACGGCAAGATCGACCCGCTGATCGGTCGTGAGCTGGAAGTGGAACGTGTGGTGCAGGTGCTGTGCCGCCGCCGCAAGAACAACCCGCTGCTGGTGGGTGAAGCCGGCGTGGGCAAGACCGCCATCGCCGAAGGCCTGGCCTGGCGCATCACCGAAGGCCAGGTGCCGGACGTGCTGGCCGAAGCCGTGGTCTATTCGCTGGACATGGGCGCCCTGCTGGCGGGCACCAAGTACCGGGGTGACTTCGAGCAACGCCTCAAGGCAGTGATCAAACAGCTCAAGGACCAGCCGGGCGCCATTCTGTTCATCGACGAGATCCACACCCTGATCGGTGCCGGTGCGGCTTCCGGCGGCACCCTGGACGCCAGCAACCTGCTGAAGCCGGCGCTGTCGTCCGGCCAGCTCAAGTGCATCGGCGCCACCACCTTCAGCGAATATCGCGGCATCTTCGAAAAGGACGCGGCCCTGTCGCGTCGTTTCCAGAAGATCGACGTGGTGGAGCCGTCGGTGGAGCAGACGGTGGAGATCCTCAAGGGTCTGAAGTCCCGCTTTGAAGAGCACCACAGCGTGAAGTACGCGCTGGGCGCCCTGCAGGCGGCGGCGGAACTGTCGGCGAAGTACATCAACGACCGTCATCTGCCGGACAAGGCCATCGACGTCATTGACGAGGCCGGTGCCGCCCAGCGTGTGCTGCCCAAGAGCAAGCAGAAGAAGACGATCACCCGCGCTGAAGTGGAAGACATCGTGGCCAAGATTGCCCGTATTCCGCCGGCCTCGGTGTCGTCGGATGACCGTGGCAAGCTCAAGAGCCTGGACCGCGATCTCAAGAGCGTGGTGTTCGGTCAGGACCCATCCATCGACGCCCTGGCGGCCGCCATCAAGATGGCCCGCTCGGGCCTGGGCAAGCCGGACAAGCCGATCGGCTCCTTCCTCTTCACCGGCCCGACCGGTGTGGGCAAGACCGAGGTGGCCAAGCAGCTGGCCTATATCCTGGGCATCGAGCTGATCCGTTTTGACATGTCCGAGTACATGGAACGCCATGCGGTGAGCCGTCTGATCGGCGCGCCTCCGGGCTACGTGGGCTTTGACCAGGGCGGTCTGCTGACCGAGGCGGTCACCAAGAAGCCGCATGCGGTGCTGCTGCTCGACGAAATCGAGAAGGCGCATCCGGATGTCTTCAACGTGCTGCTGCAGGTGATGGACCACGGCACGCTGACCGACAACAACGGCCGCAAGGCCGACTTCCGCAACGTGATCATCATCATGACCACCAATGCGGGAGCGGAAGCGCTGCAGAAGGCCACCATCGGCTTCACGACCAAGCGCGAGCAGGGCGACGAAATGGGCGACATCAAGCGCCTGTTCACGCCGGAGTTCCGCAACCGCCTGGATGCCATCGTGCACTTCCGCTCCCTGGACGAAGACATCATCCTGCGGGTGGTGGACAAGTTTCTGCTGCAACTGGAAAGCCAGCTGCAGGAGAAGAAGGTGGAAGTCACCTTCAGCGATGCGCTGCGCAAACATCTGGCGTCCAAGGGCTTCGATCCGCAGATGGGCGCGCGGCCGATGCAGCGCCTCATCCAGGACACGATCCGTCGTGCACTGGCCGACGAGCTGCTGTTTGGCAAGCTGGTCGACGGTGGACGCCTGAGCGTGGACGTGGACGACAAGGGCGAGGTCCAACTGGACATCACCCCGCTGAAGAAGGACAACAAGCCGAAGGCGGAACCGGCCACGGCCGATTGATGACCTGCGGGCTCTTGCTGCCCGCCCCCACGGCAAAGGCCCGCTTCGGCGGGCCTTTGTTCTGGTTGAGCCGTGGAGCGCCAGGCCTGCGGGAAGGTGCCCGTCTACTCCGCCGGGTCCTGCCTGAAAAACGCTGCCAGCACGCGGTAGAGCTGCGGCTGCTCATGGCGCAGTTCGACCGGCGCCACAAAAAACGCCTCCACCGCCACGGCAAAGAATTCTTCCGGCGCTTCGGCGCCGTAAGGGTCAATGACGGTGGTGTGCCCGGCATCCACCTGTTCACAGAACCATTGCCACTCCGCCTCCAGCGT
This genomic window contains:
- the clpA gene encoding ATP-dependent Clp protease ATP-binding subunit ClpA; translated protein: MIAQELEVSLHMAFVEARQQRHEFITVEHLLMALLDNPSAAEVLRACAANIEDLRKSLAQFIKENTPTVGGTDEVDTQPTLGFQRVIQRAIMHVQSTGNGKKEVTGANVLVAIFGEKDSHAVYYLHQQGVTRLDVVNYIAHGIKKSEPPEPPKGPEGSGSESEREEGDAQSGGGKGSPLEQFTQNLNQQARDGKIDPLIGRELEVERVVQVLCRRRKNNPLLVGEAGVGKTAIAEGLAWRITEGQVPDVLAEAVVYSLDMGALLAGTKYRGDFEQRLKAVIKQLKDQPGAILFIDEIHTLIGAGAASGGTLDASNLLKPALSSGQLKCIGATTFSEYRGIFEKDAALSRRFQKIDVVEPSVEQTVEILKGLKSRFEEHHSVKYALGALQAAAELSAKYINDRHLPDKAIDVIDEAGAAQRVLPKSKQKKTITRAEVEDIVAKIARIPPASVSSDDRGKLKSLDRDLKSVVFGQDPSIDALAAAIKMARSGLGKPDKPIGSFLFTGPTGVGKTEVAKQLAYILGIELIRFDMSEYMERHAVSRLIGAPPGYVGFDQGGLLTEAVTKKPHAVLLLDEIEKAHPDVFNVLLQVMDHGTLTDNNGRKADFRNVIIIMTTNAGAEALQKATIGFTTKREQGDEMGDIKRLFTPEFRNRLDAIVHFRSLDEDIILRVVDKFLLQLESQLQEKKVEVTFSDALRKHLASKGFDPQMGARPMQRLIQDTIRRALADELLFGKLVDGGRLSVDVDDKGEVQLDITPLKKDNKPKAEPATAD